In the Azospirillum humicireducens genome, TCACACCGGAGGCCACCAGCAGCGCGGCGAACACGTAGAAGGCGATGCCTTGGACTATCATCGTATTTCTCGCTTCCGCTTACCGGTAAGGAGCCTCGGCCGCGAGGTTCTGGGCGATTTCCGCCTCCCAGCGGTCGCCGTTCGCCAGCAGCTTCTGCTTGTTGTAGAAGAGCTCTTCACGGGATTCGGTGGAGAACTCGAAGTTCGGCCCCATGACCACGGCGTCGACCGGGCAGGCCTCCTGGCACAGGCCGCAGTAGATGCACTTGGTCATGTCGATGTCGTAGCGCGTGGTGCGGCGGCTGCCGTCGTCACGCGGTTCGGCTTCGATGGTGATGGCGAGAGCCGGGCACACCGCCTCGCAGAGCTTGCACGCGATGCAGCGCTCCTCGCCGCTCGCATAGCGGCGGAGCACATGCTCGCCGCGGAAGCGCGAGCTGATGGGGCCCTTCTCATAGGGATAGTTGATCGTGACCTTGGGCTTGAACATGTAGCGCAAGGTCAGCGCCATGCCGCCCAGCAGCTCGGTCAGGAACAGGCTGCGCGCCGCGCGGTCGAGGAACGCCATGGCCTCTTCGTCTCCTTCCTCGCCGGCGGTCGCCCGTTTCGTGGACGGCTCGCCGGCACTCAAATCGACACACGATGGTGGGTTCGGTGCAGGCTGGCTTGTCTAAGCCGATCTCAGGACCGGATCACTTGGGAAGCCAGCCGAAGGTCACCAGGACGCCGGCGGTCAGCACGACCCAGAACAGCGAGAAGGGCAGGAAGACCTTCCAGCCCAGCCGCATCAGCTGGTCGTAGCGGTAGCGCGGCATGGTGGCGCGAACCCAGACAAAGGTGAACAGGCACAGCGCGATCTTCAGCGCGAACCACACGATGCCCGGCACCCAGGTGAAGGGCGCGAAGGGCAGCGGGGGCAGCCAGCCACCGAGGAACAGGATGCTCGTCATCGCGCTCATCAGGATCATGTTGGCGTATTCGCCAAGGAAGAAGAGCGCGAACGGAGCGGAGCTGTATTCCACCATGAAGCCGGCGACCAGCTCCGACTCGCCTTCCGGCAGGTCGAAGGGGGCGCGGTTGGTTTCGGCCAGCGCCGAGATGAAGAACATCACGAACATCGGCAGCAGCGGGATGGCGAACCACACCGTTTCCTGCGCCTTCACGATGTCGGTCAGGTTCAGCGAGCCGACGCACAGCAGCACGGTGATGATGATGAGGCCCATCGAGACCTCGTAGGACACCATCTGCGCCGCGGAACGGAGCGCGCCCAGGAAGGCGTAGCGCGAGTTCGACGCCCAGCCGGCCATCACGATGCCGTACACGCCCAGCGACGAGATCGCGAACAGGTACAGCACCCCGACGTTGATGTTGGACAGCACCACCCCGTAGTCGAACGGGATGACCGCCCAGGCGATCAGCGCCAGGAAGAAGGTAATCATTGGCGCGATGTAGAACACGACGCGGTTGGCGCCTTCCGGCAGGACCTGCTCCTTCGCGAACAGCTTCAGGCCGTCGGCGAAGGGCTGCATCAGGCCGAAGGGACCGACGATGGCCGGACCCTGACGCAGCTGCATCGCACCCATGATCTTGCGCTCGGCATAGGTCATGAAGGCGACCGCCACCAGCAGAGGCACGGTGATCGCCAGGATTTGCAGGACCATAATGATCAGCGGCAGGAGGAAGCCGCTCCAGAACTCAGCCATGGGTGCCAGTCCTCTCCTGAGCAGGGCCCACCAGCGCTTCCGTGCAGTTGGCCATCGTCACCGATGCCCGGCTGATCGGGTCGGTCATGTAGAAGTTGGTGATCGGCGTCACGAAGGGAGCGGCGTCGACCGAGCCCTGCGCGCCGAAGGGCGCCCAGGCGGCCGGGGTCATCTCGCCGATCGCACCGAAGATCGGGTTGGCCGCCATCAGCCGCTGGCGCAGCTGGCCGTGGGTGTCGAAGGGCAGCGTGGTGCCCAGGACTTCCGACAGGGCGCGGACGATCTTCCAGTCCTC is a window encoding:
- the nuoI gene encoding NADH-quinone oxidoreductase subunit NuoI, yielding MAFLDRAARSLFLTELLGGMALTLRYMFKPKVTINYPYEKGPISSRFRGEHVLRRYASGEERCIACKLCEAVCPALAITIEAEPRDDGSRRTTRYDIDMTKCIYCGLCQEACPVDAVVMGPNFEFSTESREELFYNKQKLLANGDRWEAEIAQNLAAEAPYR
- the nuoH gene encoding NADH-quinone oxidoreductase subunit NuoH codes for the protein MAEFWSGFLLPLIIMVLQILAITVPLLVAVAFMTYAERKIMGAMQLRQGPAIVGPFGLMQPFADGLKLFAKEQVLPEGANRVVFYIAPMITFFLALIAWAVIPFDYGVVLSNINVGVLYLFAISSLGVYGIVMAGWASNSRYAFLGALRSAAQMVSYEVSMGLIIITVLLCVGSLNLTDIVKAQETVWFAIPLLPMFVMFFISALAETNRAPFDLPEGESELVAGFMVEYSSAPFALFFLGEYANMILMSAMTSILFLGGWLPPLPFAPFTWVPGIVWFALKIALCLFTFVWVRATMPRYRYDQLMRLGWKVFLPFSLFWVVLTAGVLVTFGWLPK